The Exiguobacterium mexicanum genome includes a window with the following:
- a CDS encoding HD domain-containing phosphohydrolase — protein sequence MFQRFQHTLIMNYIWGSGIAVFGVGGLFIFQTLDLSKTEMLILLAIMGLSGMMMIGLELLLYRRHIRPICRVFQTETLTYEELQQAFDQTSHFPTLTVKRILGPHLFGLSVPAMSMTALAIEQRWIDLPYRLIGLAAFGAILIAILHALIEFFLTYRSVEPLLLQLQEMSGNLYGRPLQATYRSISVRTKLLISMLVIGVFPVALFILASGVQLSTVNQVDAYWQWAAVILVVIIGVATFSSFLLYDNIKRPISALTEGVAALDAGRLNQIDNPYSDEFAQLVTGFNQMVTNVTYRDAENEQLLNSLFVLFAATLDARDSYTAGHSERVATYSVELAQALQLPAGQIELLRKSALLHDIGKIGIRDDVLLKEGKLTDREFAQIQEHPTIGIHILNQISLPAALQPILAGVRSHHERIDGTGYPDRLVGEEIPLFGRIMAIADAYDAMTSDRPYRDGMPVEKALSILESGRGTQWDPAFVDVFIRLRRQAISA from the coding sequence ATGTTTCAACGATTTCAACACACATTAATCATGAATTACATATGGGGTTCAGGTATCGCCGTGTTCGGTGTCGGGGGGCTGTTCATCTTTCAGACGCTCGATTTATCCAAGACGGAGATGCTCATCCTCTTGGCTATCATGGGGCTGTCCGGGATGATGATGATTGGGCTTGAACTGCTCCTTTATCGGCGTCACATCCGGCCGATCTGTCGTGTGTTTCAAACAGAGACACTAACGTATGAGGAGCTTCAACAGGCGTTCGATCAAACGAGTCACTTTCCTACGTTGACGGTGAAACGGATTCTCGGTCCACATTTGTTCGGCTTGTCCGTGCCGGCGATGAGTATGACGGCACTCGCCATCGAACAAAGGTGGATTGACTTGCCGTATCGGTTGATTGGCTTGGCGGCGTTCGGTGCTATTTTAATCGCCATCTTGCATGCGTTGATTGAATTCTTTTTGACCTATCGCTCGGTTGAACCGTTGTTGCTTCAGTTGCAGGAGATGAGCGGAAACTTGTACGGGCGGCCGCTCCAAGCGACGTATCGCTCCATCAGCGTCCGGACGAAACTATTGATCAGCATGCTCGTCATCGGTGTGTTCCCGGTCGCATTGTTCATCCTCGCGTCCGGGGTGCAACTGTCGACTGTCAATCAGGTCGATGCATACTGGCAGTGGGCGGCTGTGATTTTAGTTGTTATCATCGGGGTCGCGACGTTTAGCAGCTTTTTGCTGTATGACAACATCAAACGTCCAATCAGTGCATTAACCGAAGGGGTCGCCGCATTAGATGCCGGACGATTGAATCAGATTGATAACCCTTACTCGGATGAGTTCGCCCAACTCGTCACGGGCTTTAATCAGATGGTCACGAACGTCACGTATCGAGATGCGGAAAACGAGCAACTGTTGAACAGTCTGTTCGTCTTGTTCGCTGCAACACTCGATGCCCGGGATTCGTATACGGCCGGGCATTCCGAGCGAGTCGCCACCTATTCTGTCGAGTTGGCACAGGCGCTCCAGTTGCCGGCCGGACAAATCGAGCTGCTCCGCAAATCGGCGCTACTCCATGATATCGGGAAGATTGGTATCCGTGACGATGTGTTGTTGAAGGAAGGGAAGCTGACGGATCGTGAGTTCGCGCAAATTCAAGAACACCCGACCATCGGAATTCATATTTTGAATCAAATTTCCCTACCGGCTGCGTTACAACCGATATTGGCAGGTGTCCGGTCCCATCATGAACGGATTGATGGGACCGGATATCCGGATCGGTTGGTCGGAGAGGAGATTCCGCTCTTCGGTCGTATCATGGCAATCGCCGACGCATATGACGCTATGACCTCTGACCGTCCATATCGGGACGGGATGCCAGTCGAGAAGGCTCTATCGATTTTAGAGAGCGGTCGCGGTACACAGTGGGATCCGGCGTTCGTCGATGTATTCATTAGGTTACGACGTCAGGCCATCTCTGCTTAA
- a CDS encoding mechanosensitive ion channel, producing the protein MNNTTYNFNTFMSWLPELLLALLILVVGFILAKVLENVTRKALRKARLDDRVGVKQEGEPGKPAREEKRWTPERIIAKVVFFGVLLLAFLIIFEFLNVPTVAQPFSQIYAGFSGLITGVIKAGLILLVAWIIATLLKKGIQMAGHRLNLNKLMEKTGQESTSVNQTKWVDTVANIVFYLVLLLALPAVLDALGLRGISGPFEDLLNSFLAFIPKLVAAALIFAIGYVVAKIVRDILTKFLEAAGLNRFAEKLHLADYVKGSSLAKVVGTIVFILIMIPVTISALEALDIRGISDPAISMLNDVLAMIPNIIVAIVLILAGVFLAKWLKGVVVSLLENLGVNSLASKMGLGGRSSSSTSIAQVIGTIVQIIIILLFVSEALQVANLDFMASLATAIFAYLPMVIAAIVILAVGFWLANMAERLVGSVLVDGAGQPSVLRYVAKYAILGIAFFMAISQLGIAPIIVNTAFLLILGAVALAFGLAFGLGGRETAARYLKKAEKRIDETEVSKEGLEQEKAQMNQEAEAAKQQAKQGVEQSKREANQTKQELKRETNRPQAPQSDVTNVDGPEPNPFHDNITPDQDNRSLDDNEGPLRP; encoded by the coding sequence ATGAACAATACTACTTATAATTTCAACACGTTCATGTCATGGCTGCCTGAGCTTTTGCTCGCATTGCTTATTCTTGTCGTCGGATTCATTTTGGCGAAAGTTCTAGAAAACGTGACGCGCAAAGCGCTTCGCAAAGCACGCCTTGACGACCGTGTAGGGGTAAAACAAGAAGGTGAACCCGGAAAGCCTGCAAGAGAGGAAAAGCGGTGGACGCCTGAACGCATCATCGCAAAAGTCGTCTTCTTCGGCGTACTGCTTCTCGCATTCTTAATTATCTTTGAATTCTTGAACGTACCAACTGTCGCTCAACCGTTCAGTCAAATCTATGCCGGCTTCTCTGGCTTGATCACAGGCGTGATTAAAGCAGGTCTCATCCTGCTCGTCGCATGGATTATCGCCACGCTCTTGAAAAAAGGGATTCAAATGGCAGGTCATCGTCTCAACTTGAACAAGTTGATGGAGAAGACAGGCCAAGAGTCGACGAGCGTCAATCAGACGAAATGGGTCGACACGGTCGCCAATATCGTCTTTTACCTTGTCCTATTGTTAGCTCTTCCAGCGGTACTCGATGCGCTTGGGTTACGAGGCATCAGCGGTCCGTTTGAAGACTTGTTGAACAGTTTCCTTGCCTTCATTCCAAAACTTGTCGCTGCAGCCCTTATCTTCGCGATTGGTTATGTCGTTGCGAAAATCGTCCGCGATATTTTGACGAAGTTCTTGGAAGCGGCAGGTCTTAACCGCTTCGCCGAGAAACTTCACTTGGCTGATTACGTGAAAGGGTCAAGTCTCGCGAAAGTGGTCGGTACGATCGTCTTCATCTTGATTATGATCCCGGTCACGATTTCAGCGCTTGAAGCGCTCGATATTCGCGGAATCTCGGATCCAGCCATCTCGATGCTCAACGACGTCTTGGCAATGATTCCAAATATCATCGTGGCCATCGTCTTGATTCTCGCAGGTGTCTTCCTTGCTAAATGGTTGAAAGGCGTCGTTGTGTCTCTCCTTGAGAACTTAGGCGTCAACTCACTCGCTAGTAAGATGGGTCTCGGTGGTCGCTCGTCGTCATCGACATCAATCGCACAAGTGATCGGAACAATCGTTCAAATCATCATCATCTTGTTGTTCGTATCGGAAGCACTTCAAGTCGCGAACCTCGACTTTATGGCTTCACTCGCAACAGCAATCTTTGCTTACTTGCCAATGGTTATCGCAGCCATCGTCATCTTGGCGGTCGGTTTCTGGCTCGCGAACATGGCAGAGCGTCTCGTCGGCAGTGTGCTCGTAGATGGAGCTGGTCAACCGAGCGTCTTGCGCTACGTCGCGAAGTACGCGATTCTTGGAATCGCCTTCTTCATGGCGATCAGCCAACTCGGCATCGCACCGATAATCGTCAATACGGCATTCTTGCTCATCCTCGGTGCGGTTGCTCTCGCCTTCGGCCTTGCCTTCGGTCTTGGCGGACGTGAGACAGCGGCTCGATACTTGAAGAAAGCTGAGAAACGAATCGATGAGACAGAAGTATCGAAAGAAGGTCTCGAGCAAGAAAAAGCACAGATGAATCAAGAAGCCGAAGCTGCGAAGCAACAGGCGAAACAAGGTGTGGAACAGTCGAAACGTGAAGCGAATCAAACGAAACAAGAGTTGAAGCGTGAAACGAATCGGCCCCAAGCCCCACAATCTGATGTGACGAACGTAGACGGTCCAGAACCGAATCCGTTCCATGACAACATCACACCAGATCAAGATAACCGTTCACTTGATGACAACGAAGGTCCACTTCGTCCATAA
- the mgsA gene encoding methylglyoxal synthase has product MNIALIAHDKKKDDLIVLVKAYAHVLQKHQLFATGTTGKRVAEATGLPVHCFQSGPLGGDQEIGAAVARGEMDMIIFFRDPLTAQPHEPDVSALMRLCDVYSIPLATNMGGSEILIRSIEQGDFESLTLSHNDPPPK; this is encoded by the coding sequence ATGAACATCGCCCTGATTGCCCACGATAAGAAAAAAGATGATTTGATCGTGCTTGTAAAAGCTTATGCCCACGTCTTGCAAAAGCATCAATTGTTCGCGACCGGCACAACCGGGAAGCGCGTCGCCGAAGCGACCGGTTTGCCGGTCCATTGCTTTCAATCCGGTCCGCTGGGCGGGGACCAAGAAATCGGCGCCGCCGTCGCCCGCGGCGAGATGGACATGATTATTTTCTTCCGCGACCCGTTGACGGCCCAGCCACACGAACCCGATGTGAGCGCCTTGATGCGTCTCTGCGACGTGTATTCCATCCCGTTGGCGACGAATATGGGCGGCAGTGAGATTCTCATCCGCAGCATCGAACAAGGTGATTTCGAATCATTGACGCTGTCGCATAACGACCCACCCCCGAAATAA
- a CDS encoding general stress protein, translating into MSDRKIIGLFHNEQEVMDKVNELKQAGEAEKNMHVVAKRDGEISALRYHTEVNAESGIRDVNWLDRVKAFLHGSDRIRDELRNMGLSDAEAEEYYTSIDAGKLLLYIDKHSYERYPNMYKKDSELDHDKGEEADGIAFDAKPFNDHDEEPRGTKEDPIVRGHSGLEDHRRL; encoded by the coding sequence ATGTCGGATCGCAAAATTATTGGATTATTCCATAACGAGCAAGAAGTCATGGATAAGGTGAATGAACTCAAGCAAGCTGGGGAAGCCGAGAAAAACATGCACGTCGTAGCCAAGCGGGACGGGGAAATTTCTGCTTTGCGCTACCACACCGAGGTGAACGCCGAATCGGGGATTCGCGATGTCAACTGGTTGGACCGTGTAAAAGCGTTCCTTCACGGCAGTGACCGCATTCGTGATGAATTGCGGAACATGGGACTCAGTGATGCGGAGGCTGAAGAGTATTATACGTCGATCGATGCCGGCAAATTATTGCTTTACATCGACAAACACTCATACGAACGCTATCCGAATATGTATAAGAAAGATAGTGAACTCGACCATGATAAAGGGGAAGAAGCAGATGGCATCGCCTTCGACGCGAAGCCGTTCAATGATCACGACGAAGAACCTCGCGGTACGAAAGAGGACCCGATCGTCCGCGGACATTCCGGTCTAGAAGACCACCGGCGATTATAA
- a CDS encoding general stress protein — protein MSEKRFISMYDTQDAALGKVEELRAKGYKDSDIYVVAKHEDNVSILRRQTDVHTEAAHHAGWFDKVRAFLSGHEDVHAGLRNMGLSEDEVKRHYSDVEAGKILIYVDEDFERRHNEGLTIDSSPYTDSRHDTSHQGHHTADGLEIDSTPYNDPKSDTTRSTRSDHHTSDGVEIDSEPYNDPKHRDANRDDRHTSDGVEIDSKPFNESTADNPNRAVDPEQDILDKKSELTDRENKLRGLDDRALRNDYEDPDNIRRF, from the coding sequence ATGAGTGAGAAACGGTTTATCAGCATGTATGACACACAGGACGCGGCACTCGGAAAAGTCGAGGAGTTGCGTGCGAAGGGCTATAAAGACTCAGACATCTATGTCGTCGCCAAACATGAAGATAACGTCTCGATTTTGCGTCGTCAAACGGACGTCCATACCGAAGCAGCACACCACGCCGGCTGGTTTGATAAGGTACGGGCTTTCTTGAGCGGACATGAGGATGTCCATGCCGGACTTCGCAATATGGGCTTGAGCGAGGACGAGGTGAAGCGCCACTACAGCGATGTCGAGGCTGGAAAGATTTTAATCTATGTGGATGAAGACTTCGAGCGTCGTCATAATGAAGGGCTGACGATCGATTCGTCACCTTATACCGACTCGAGACACGATACGAGTCACCAAGGCCACCATACGGCCGATGGGCTTGAAATCGATTCGACGCCGTATAATGATCCGAAATCTGACACGACCCGTTCGACCCGCTCAGATCATCACACTTCCGATGGTGTGGAGATTGATTCGGAGCCATATAATGACCCGAAACATCGTGACGCGAACCGGGACGATCGCCATACGTCTGATGGTGTAGAAATCGATTCGAAACCCTTCAACGAATCGACGGCCGACAATCCAAACCGGGCCGTCGACCCCGAGCAGGACATATTGGATAAAAAATCCGAGTTGACTGACCGTGAGAACAAGTTGCGTGGACTCGATGACCGGGCCCTCCGAAACGATTACGAAGATCCAGACAATATCCGCCGTTTCTAA
- a CDS encoding 2-hydroxyacid dehydrogenase, whose product MKKRIYITRRLPEEAVAPLRDKYEVRMWEEEAKSVPRDVLLKEAASAHALWTMLSDTIDREVIEQASQLEVISNLAVGYNNIDIGAAKERGIVVTNTPDVLTETTADLAFGLMMMTARRLGEAERDLRDGEWKSWTPMGYVGMDLYRAKLGIIGMGRIGEAVARRARGFDMDVLYHNRTRRHESESMYGFVYAELDGLLEQSDFVVVLAPLTEETRGMLGAEQFAKMKETAVFINVARGEIIDETALYEALKERRIWAAGLDVFAKEPVAMDHPLLTLPNVTTLPHIGSASIKTRLAMMALNREAIVNVLEGEEPKNRLT is encoded by the coding sequence ATGAAGAAACGCATTTACATTACGAGACGGTTACCGGAAGAAGCAGTGGCGCCACTGCGAGACAAGTACGAGGTCCGCATGTGGGAAGAAGAAGCGAAGAGCGTCCCGCGCGACGTCTTGTTGAAAGAAGCGGCGTCAGCGCATGCGCTCTGGACGATGCTCAGTGATACAATCGACCGGGAAGTGATTGAACAGGCCTCGCAACTCGAAGTCATCTCGAACTTGGCGGTTGGCTATAACAATATCGATATTGGAGCGGCCAAGGAACGCGGCATCGTCGTGACGAACACGCCGGACGTGTTGACAGAGACGACGGCCGATCTCGCGTTCGGATTGATGATGATGACGGCACGTCGGCTCGGGGAAGCAGAACGCGATTTACGAGACGGCGAATGGAAATCGTGGACGCCGATGGGTTACGTCGGGATGGACTTGTACCGGGCCAAACTCGGGATCATCGGCATGGGTCGAATCGGGGAAGCAGTCGCACGTCGGGCCCGCGGCTTCGACATGGATGTGTTGTACCATAATCGGACGCGTCGCCATGAATCGGAATCGATGTATGGCTTCGTCTATGCGGAACTCGACGGGTTGCTCGAACAGTCCGACTTCGTCGTCGTCCTCGCGCCGCTCACCGAAGAGACACGTGGGATGTTAGGCGCAGAGCAGTTCGCGAAAATGAAAGAGACAGCGGTCTTCATCAACGTCGCTCGTGGCGAGATTATCGATGAGACGGCGCTCTATGAAGCACTGAAGGAACGGCGGATTTGGGCGGCGGGACTTGATGTGTTCGCTAAAGAACCGGTGGCGATGGACCATCCACTCTTGACGCTCCCGAACGTGACGACGTTGCCGCATATCGGCAGCGCCTCCATCAAGACAAGGCTTGCCATGATGGCGCTCAATCGGGAAGCCATCGTGAACGTGCTCGAAGGAGAAGAGCCGAAAAACCGATTAACGTAA
- a CDS encoding YcjF family protein — protein sequence MEKKVPFNLDTYDLKEELDRLRGKVKKPNILIAGATGSGKSSVVNHVFGRDLTKVAAGEPVTRGIHQFMSDDIAIVLYDSEGYEIGSARQQAYADEVIGFVERAQTKGAAEQIHLVWYAINASMKRVTPLDRALIKQLNEATSVAVLLTQIDQVDLDELMALRNELVDVVPEQAVFQVSVAEELLNDQELRNHLDWERLVTWSVEQLDQSLQEGLLMEIHAESEAMLKLKRKKANRIISGYVASAGTAAAVPLPFADAIALTPIQVTMSVHLFRYWGVKANDDMLKTLIGSTIIPQIGRALSKTILLNVMKFFPGANAAASVINATVASGITWAIGLAINEVAYRNAMDSSKTIEQLLNSDFGSLFEQFMEQNPVTKKKP from the coding sequence ATGGAGAAAAAAGTCCCATTCAATTTGGATACGTATGACTTAAAAGAAGAACTCGACCGGTTGCGCGGAAAAGTAAAAAAACCGAACATCTTGATCGCGGGAGCGACCGGGTCGGGCAAGAGTTCCGTCGTCAACCACGTCTTCGGTCGTGACTTGACGAAAGTCGCCGCCGGCGAGCCGGTGACGCGCGGGATCCATCAGTTCATGAGCGACGACATCGCCATCGTGCTTTATGACAGTGAAGGGTATGAGATTGGGAGTGCCCGGCAACAAGCATATGCTGATGAAGTCATCGGTTTCGTCGAACGGGCCCAGACGAAAGGGGCGGCCGAACAAATTCATCTTGTCTGGTATGCCATCAACGCCTCGATGAAACGGGTCACGCCGCTTGATCGGGCGCTCATCAAACAATTGAACGAAGCGACGTCGGTCGCGGTCTTGTTGACGCAAATCGATCAAGTCGACCTAGATGAACTGATGGCGCTCCGAAACGAGTTAGTGGACGTTGTCCCGGAACAGGCCGTGTTCCAAGTCAGTGTCGCTGAAGAGCTGTTGAATGACCAAGAACTTCGGAACCATCTCGATTGGGAGCGTCTCGTCACCTGGTCTGTCGAACAACTCGACCAATCGCTCCAAGAAGGACTGCTCATGGAGATTCACGCAGAGAGCGAGGCGATGCTCAAGCTGAAACGGAAGAAAGCGAACCGGATCATCTCGGGTTATGTCGCCAGTGCCGGGACGGCGGCGGCGGTCCCGCTCCCATTCGCCGATGCGATCGCGCTCACGCCGATTCAAGTGACGATGAGTGTTCACTTGTTCCGTTATTGGGGTGTGAAAGCGAATGACGATATGTTGAAGACGCTGATTGGGAGCACCATCATCCCTCAAATCGGTCGGGCGCTCTCGAAGACGATTTTATTGAACGTCATGAAGTTCTTCCCAGGGGCAAACGCCGCCGCGAGTGTCATCAATGCGACTGTCGCGTCAGGCATCACCTGGGCGATCGGGCTCGCCATCAACGAAGTTGCGTACCGGAACGCGATGGACTCATCGAAAACAATCGAGCAACTGCTCAACAGTGACTTCGGCTCGCTATTCGAGCAGTTCATGGAGCAAAATCCAGTAACGAAAAAGAAACCTTGA
- a CDS encoding GTPase, protein MDNTGLVSNILIAGKTGVGKSAFLNYIYGRDVAESRAGSPVTAEGLHEYEYYDLERGILFRFFDTWGLEADRSDEWHEAVLSIVNQREGALDIADWFHTIYYLLSINSGRVEAYELEAILKPLYAKRSNVTIILTNYNPDSAMNVEKAEAMEAVLMRELGISRDAMIRVNSVEKKLLGGQVVPHIGYEAVWQRNRTNLWKDVERKLPHNLTRHLLTELEAWRARSYRSAETIRMITPQVMISWKARQIEKDLEQTLEAAAETTEAAMAQGVRHYIQLMERYPLVGAPSDLVFKTRRVELGFDYSFNRTVRKMVLGMIPGVHFIYWAFKRRTAERGIKKAVDQQYELVKQTIELDVRRGFEEEMRRLGRTLNQ, encoded by the coding sequence ATGGACAACACGGGGCTTGTCTCGAACATATTGATTGCGGGGAAGACCGGGGTCGGCAAGAGCGCTTTTTTAAATTATATTTACGGGCGTGATGTGGCCGAGTCACGTGCCGGCAGCCCAGTGACGGCGGAAGGGCTGCATGAATATGAATACTATGACCTTGAGCGAGGCATCTTGTTCCGTTTCTTCGATACATGGGGACTTGAGGCGGACCGATCCGACGAATGGCATGAGGCGGTATTGTCCATCGTCAATCAACGGGAAGGTGCACTCGATATCGCCGATTGGTTCCATACGATCTATTACTTACTGTCCATCAACTCGGGACGCGTCGAGGCGTACGAGTTAGAAGCCATTTTAAAACCGCTCTATGCGAAACGAAGCAACGTCACGATCATCTTGACGAACTATAACCCGGACAGTGCGATGAACGTCGAGAAGGCGGAGGCGATGGAAGCAGTCCTCATGCGTGAGCTCGGAATTTCACGGGATGCGATGATTCGCGTCAACAGTGTCGAAAAGAAGTTGCTCGGTGGACAAGTCGTGCCGCATATCGGATATGAGGCAGTGTGGCAACGTAATCGGACCAACCTCTGGAAAGACGTCGAACGAAAACTGCCACACAACTTGACGCGTCATTTATTGACCGAGTTAGAGGCGTGGCGCGCCCGAAGCTATCGTTCGGCTGAAACAATCCGCATGATCACCCCGCAAGTGATGATCAGCTGGAAAGCCCGCCAAATCGAAAAAGACTTGGAACAAACACTCGAAGCGGCCGCCGAGACCACAGAGGCCGCGATGGCCCAAGGTGTTCGTCACTACATTCAACTGATGGAGCGTTATCCGCTCGTCGGTGCCCCGTCTGACCTTGTGTTCAAAACACGCCGGGTCGAGCTCGGGTTTGACTATTCATTCAATCGCACCGTTCGGAAGATGGTGCTCGGGATGATCCCGGGCGTCCACTTCATCTATTGGGCGTTCAAACGGAGGACGGCGGAGCGAGGTATCAAAAAAGCTGTCGATCAGCAATACGAGTTGGTCAAACAGACGATTGAGCTGGATGTGCGCCGTGGTTTCGAGGAAGAGATGCGACGGCTTGGCCGAACGCTCAATCAATGA
- a CDS encoding VOC family protein, translating to MLHHVELYVSDLNKSLMAWDWLLTELGYTVYQQWEEGRSYRFGDTYLVFVQTEADYLEPPYHRKKTGLNHLAFHAESIEQLVSFREELTQHGFTELYADRFPHAGGPSYTALYFEDPDRMKVELVATM from the coding sequence ATGTTACATCATGTCGAACTGTACGTTTCTGATTTGAACAAGAGCCTCATGGCGTGGGACTGGCTCCTCACTGAGCTCGGCTATACCGTCTACCAACAATGGGAAGAAGGAAGGAGTTATCGTTTCGGCGATACGTATCTCGTCTTCGTCCAAACCGAGGCCGATTATCTCGAGCCGCCGTACCATCGCAAGAAGACCGGGTTGAACCATCTCGCCTTCCACGCCGAGTCGATTGAGCAACTCGTAAGTTTCCGTGAAGAACTGACACAGCACGGATTCACCGAGCTCTACGCCGATCGGTTCCCGCACGCCGGAGGACCGTCCTACACCGCGCTTTACTTTGAAGATCCGGACCGGATGAAAGTCGAACTCGTGGCAACGATGTGA
- a CDS encoding formate/nitrite transporter family protein — MEKQAVEYMEEAAYKKATLLRHAFGHYALRSIVAGFLIGIGVVFAFSVGNMFIDVPGTMLFAGMSFSVALVFIVWTGGELFTSNTMYLYTGAKRGRVDWRDLTAVWGISWLGNLVGALILVGLVIGAHSMGDVSADHLLSVVAAKKMGGDVLAIFLKGILCNILVCIAIFMPLKTKNDVAKIMLTMLPVVVFFAAGFEHSIANMGIFGLALYYAPSEAINLGLALNNLVFATLGNIVGGALFVAGTYVHLNAKPAEKNIESIRQNA; from the coding sequence ATGGAAAAACAAGCTGTCGAGTATATGGAAGAAGCCGCCTATAAAAAAGCGACGTTGTTGCGTCACGCGTTCGGTCACTACGCACTCCGCTCCATCGTCGCCGGTTTTCTGATTGGAATTGGGGTCGTCTTTGCCTTCTCCGTCGGAAACATGTTCATCGATGTGCCAGGAACGATGCTGTTCGCGGGGATGAGTTTCTCGGTTGCCCTCGTCTTCATTGTTTGGACGGGCGGAGAGCTGTTCACGAGCAATACGATGTATTTGTATACGGGCGCGAAACGCGGACGTGTCGACTGGCGCGATTTAACGGCCGTATGGGGCATCAGCTGGCTCGGTAACTTGGTCGGTGCGCTCATCCTCGTCGGGCTCGTCATCGGTGCCCATAGCATGGGCGATGTCAGTGCCGACCACCTGTTATCGGTCGTCGCCGCGAAAAAAATGGGCGGAGACGTACTCGCGATTTTCTTGAAAGGGATTTTGTGCAACATCCTCGTCTGTATCGCTATCTTTATGCCGTTGAAGACGAAAAATGACGTTGCGAAGATTATGCTCACGATGCTCCCGGTCGTCGTCTTTTTCGCCGCCGGTTTCGAGCACTCGATTGCCAATATGGGCATCTTCGGGCTCGCGCTCTATTACGCCCCATCTGAGGCGATCAATCTCGGGCTGGCGTTGAACAATCTCGTGTTTGCCACGCTTGGCAACATCGTCGGAGGCGCTTTGTTCGTCGCCGGGACGTACGTCCATTTGAACGCGAAACCTGCCGAGAAAAATATTGAATCGATCCGTCAAAACGCATAA